The Xyrauchen texanus isolate HMW12.3.18 chromosome 13, RBS_HiC_50CHRs, whole genome shotgun sequence genome contains the following window.
TTCAAACTCGCCGCATCGAGTTTAGTTATGATACACACAAGACCCAATGCCGTCAAACCATGCAATGACACATCTCAATTTGCCAAGTTCAAAAATTTGCATGCAAGCAGAAAAGAAACAGCAGCTTGAACATGATTAAAAATAGTTCCTTTTGCGTTCCAAGTTATAAAATCATACAGGTATGGAACAACAgtagagtgagtaaattatgacagaagtttcatttttgggtgaactattcatttaagacaggcagacatttgtttgttttttttttgttgcttgttcatttttatttataaactaAAAAGTGGACTTTGAGGACTTGGTACAGTCATTAATTAGTCTTGAATCGTAACTGCTAGGACGAGTTTGACTCTCAAATGCATATTTTGCTTTTACTTCAGGGCCACGGGCAGAGAAGTTTTTGACTGGATCTTAGACCAGGGCTACTACTCAGAACGTGACACCAGCAATGTGATGCGGCAAGTGCTGGAGGCTGTGGCTTACCTCCACAATCTCCACATCGTTCACAGAAACTTGAAGGTGAAAACTTGGGGCTTTACTATCATCTACTGGTCACCACATAGTATTACACCAGAATACAAACAGACTCCAGAATCTAACTAGCCATGTTAACCAAAACAATGTCTTGCATttctaattacaattacaattaaaatgaaaattacaGTATGCTCTTAAAACATCTCACATTTATGCAGTGTGAACAGTTCTGACACAGCCATATATATCTTATCACCCTTTTAGCTGGAAAATCTTGTGTACTACAACCGCCTGAAGAATTCCAAAATTGTAATCAGTGACTTTCACCTGGCCAAACTGGAAAACGGTCTCATCAAAGAGCCATGTGGCACACCAGAATACCTTGGTAAGAAAAAGTGTCAGAGATATTAATGGATtaattcgcccaaaaatgaaaattctctcattattcacaaaCCTTGATGTTATCCCAGAAttttgactgtctttcttcagcagaacacaaattaagatttttagaaaaatgttgaagctctgtgggtccttataatgtaagtaaacgggtgccatcaggctgctggctgttttacGGTTCAAagggcatatttaggcagcataaacgttATCAACATAACTCCAGTCAATCATTTAACGTCTtctgaaacaaatcgataattaaaactttattaactttaaattgttgcttccaTCCAGCGCTGGGATGCTGTtgaaataaataatgagagaattttcatttttggtgaacttttcctttaactcaccctcatgttgttccaaataagtatgactttcattttactttggaacacaaaagtagctTTTGGGTTACATGGAAGAAacaaatcatatgggtttggaacagcacgagggtgagtaaattatgaccaaaTTTTAAATTCTggttgatctatccctttaataattatGATATGTTATATTATCCTAATTCAGACAATTTGTTCCCTTTTCTTCGCATCTTGTAGCTCCAGAGGTGGTTGGCAGACAGAGATATGGCAGACCAGTAGACTGCTGGGCCATTGGTGTGATCATGTACATCCTGTGAGTTCATATGTTGTCATCTGCACATTTGAGTCATTTTCTTGTCAAATGATTCATCatgttcatttcattttattcatttttttttaatctcttttaCGTGCTGCTGTGGTCTTGCTTTACAAATGTTTCCATTTGCACAGAAGAACTCCATAGAGATCTGTCTGGGAGTCACTTGCTTGATGTGTGCTTGGAGTCATCCATGAAATTAAGTTCATCAGCATGTAAATTCCATTAACTGTTGTCACATTGTGCGTAAGGTCATCATTGGCATTCTGTAAGTACATAGTTTTTCCCATATGCAATTCTCTCCCAAACAATCCTAAAAAATCATTACTTGCTCATATTATGTTATGTACCTTGTTATCAATTAGACATTTTTATATTCTGATGAGAATGATCAAATTCTGTCAACAGACTTTCAGGAAACCCGCCTTTTTATGATGAGGCAGATGATGATGATTTTGACAATCATGATAAGAATCTTTTCCGGAAAATTCTATCTGGAGACTACGAGTTTGACTCGCCCTATTGGGACGACATCTCCGATTCAGGTATATTGCGCAAATCCCAGTATGTGTGGTATGGGTCTACAAGATTCTGTTCAAAACCGTTTATAAGAATTAAAGTGACACTTTATGTTGGCCTAGTCTTTTctataacaatttaaatttctGTATTGCAGCAAAAAGCCTTGTTGCATGTTTAATGGAGGTGGACACAGACCAAAGACTGACTGCACAGGAAGCCATTAACCATGAGTGGCAAGGAGCCTCTTCACATGCACCACATACATTTAGGCTGTGGTGAGAAAGTTGTTCTGTGCTGTTTTAAACATTCTGctcatttttatgtgttttttgtttaggaTATCTGGTAATGCCGCCTCAGACAAGAATATCAAAGATGGCGTTTGTGCTCAGATAGAGAAAAACTTTGCTAAAGCCAAATGGAAGGTGAGATGGCTTAGTTCTGCTTTGTCATTAATCTAAAGGAACATTCACACTCAAAGAGATGaatcacttactcaccctaatgctgctccaaaccattatgactttcttactttgaacacaaaagggaatgttaggcagtatgttcatctctgtcaccattcacccccccccccccaacacacgcattaaaagtgaatggtgacaatcTCCTGTTGTCTTCCATGGAAGAgattcatacaggttttgaacaacttgAGGGGGatgaaatgatgacaacatttacattttgtgggtaaactgtccctttaaggcatGATTAAGTCCATTGACTTCCTTGTGTTTATGTCCTAATAAGACAACAATATATTTATCTGTGTTATGCAGAAAGCTGTGCGTGTGACCACCTTGATGAAAAGGCTCAGGGCCCCAGATCAGAGTGACTCTGGGGCTTCTAGTCCTGCACTAGGAGCCTCAGGAGGCACCACCCCTGTTCCCCTGGCTGCCACACCAGTGCCTCCCCGAAGCACCTTGGTCATCCAGGATAATCCAGAGGGACAGGAGGCCTCAGCTCCAATACGGTGTAATGGAGAGATGTTAACGTCCCAGCAGTTTAGTGGGGAGACAAGGGAGGAATAGAATAGAGGGTGACAGAGATCAGAGCAATATAGAGACAAATTGAACAGCTCCTAAGCAGTACATATAAATTCAGATTGACATCTAATGGTGAAGCTAAATTCAATTGTACTTTTAGGAGCTTGATTGCCAttttcatttgtgtgaaaatgctGTAATCTAGAAAaacgtaaaaaataaaaaataaaacccagTCCCATTTTAGGTTATTAGTATTTTCttcagaatatttattttcagaaatatcTGAAACCAAAATGTGTCattgttaaaaaattattaatatactGTAGTGCATTCTTCAAAGCTCTGTTGTCATCTATTAAAAGGTATTATGCATAATTTCACcctctatattttttttttataatttactcttgtatttagaatatttttaatttgtttctgaTGTTGGTTTAATTATTTCCAACCTTATTTGTTCTGTGTCTGTAAAAAAAACCCACAGACATTTTCTAGACTATTGAACTTAGTTTTAACAaacctggattttttttttatcaactgaATGAGTGTATTTGGAATACGATAATTTGGGTCAAATCGTAAAACCAATAAAGATGACACTTTTAATGATTCATTTAAACACGAAACAAGCAaaccagaaaaaacaacaacaataaaaaagctGAATGGTACGCTATTAAATCTGGATAATGTGAATAAAGAAAATCCTTGGATTTTATGGAAATGTTCTTCCCCTCTTCATTAGTTACTTCTCTGATGAACTAACAtgtaaaaacagaacaaaatctaatgtaaaatactgtatatgatagaTTTGGTTTTGTTTTAAGTGTGGTATGTTGCAGAAAACATATGGAACAGAAGCTGTGTTTAAACATATTCGTATGTAGCTGGTTTAAGGTTGAATACAGCAAAGCTTATGACCACTAAATGGAATAAACTAACAATATTGCTAAAGAGGACATCTGCTAAATTCTAATTCatatcaatattttttgtgtCTTACTATAGGCTAATCAGTAACTAAAACtgctatttatattattaatactgtatatttcattaCCTTATTATCAATATCATTATCTTATGGTGTTTTTTGCACAACTGAGGGTTTATGCTATGGGGTTATTTTACAAGAATCATGTAGCTGTTTTTTATTTAGTTCACCATCATATCTATATTGTGAAGAACACtgcattttacagtatatagaaaacGACTGGTTTAATTTAGTCTGATACATTGAGGCCTAAGTGTTTCCAGGATGTTCTCTTAATCTGCAGTAAAGAATGAAGCCATTTTAATATTGCTGTAATACTGTGAAACTGCCATACAGGTGAAATGAAGTTCCCGCCATATTTCATAGTAGCCAAGCAATTTGCTCTTGATGGTTGTTTGCATACTTAACATGATCTTTCGGCTGTATATTATGTTAAAATGatgtacagttaaagtcagaagtttacatacacttcggttgaagtcattaaactcatttttttaaccattacACAGACTTCATATAAGCAAACTATAGTTCTGACAATAGGTTAGCTtatgacatctattttgtgcatgacacaagtatttctttcaacaattgtttacagacagattttttcacttttaattgactatattacaatttcagtgggtcagaagtttacatacactaagttaactgtgcctttaagaagcttgaaaaattccagaaatttatttcaagcctttaggcaattagccaattggtttctgataggctaattggagtcaattggagatgtacctgtggatgtacttTAAGGCCTATCTTCAGACTCAGTGCCTCTCTGCTTGAcatggtaaaatcaaaagaaatcagctaaaACATCTTTACAAGCattagtatgcaagtataaacaccatgggaccatgtagCCATcacaccactcaggaaggagacacattctgtctcctagagatgaacatggtttggtgcgaaaagtgcaaatcaatcacagaacaacagcaaaggatcttgtgaagatgctaggaggaaacatgtagacaagtatctatatccacagtaaaacaagtcctatatcaacataacctgaaaggttgctcagcaaagaagaagccactgctccaaaacatccataaaaaagccagactacagtttgcaagtgcaaatggggacaattatccaaaaatgtaactgtttggccataatgaactttatgttttgaggaaaaagggtgaggtttgcaagctgAATAACACCATccaaaccgtgaagcatgggggtggcagcatcatgttgtgggggtgctttgctgcaggagtgactggtgcacttaaaaaaaataaatggtatcAGCCAGGAAATTACAGATCGGTTCCGAATGgaaaatgaccacaagcatacctccaaagttgtagcaaaatggcttaagaacaacaaagtcaagatagtGGAGTGGCCATTActaagtcctgacctcaatccgatttgaaaatgtgtgggcagaactgaaaaagaatgtgcgagcaaggaggcctacaaacctgactcagttgcactagttctgtctggaggaatgtccaaaattccagcaacttattgtgagaagcttgtggaaggctacccaaaatgtttgaccaaagttaaacaatttaaaagcaatgctatcaaatactaacaaagatTATGTAAAAGTTTATGTTCTGACccattgggaatgtgatgaaattattattttgacatttcacattcttaaaataaactaataaccctaactgacctaagacagggaatgttttctacaataaatgtcaggaattgtgaaaaactgagttcaaatgtatttggctaaggtgtatgtaaactgacttcaactgtattctgcCAAAACCTTGACTTTATTTTTGCTGTCCATATGGTGAGGTGTATTTAAACTGCAAATCCTGCTGTAGCTGTAAGACAAATGCTCATTATGGCCTGTTCcgtatctgtcactcactcgactttgtgtcgatgtagtgatgctagggggttgctcttgggagcctcagatctttgagaaaaggccaatgagaattggcgagtggaatttgcatgtcactcccccggacatatgggtataaaaggtgcTGGCTCGTAACCACTCATTACGACTTTTTTCTTCGGAACAGAGTGGCTGTGTTCaatgagctgaattcctctgccggtccattcacctctaagaagcatattgctgttggatatacggcacatttcagcggctttctctccttctgaaGCATCGCTGCAGATtgcgcccctgggtgcttcgaaaGCCTAAGAGAGTATAAATTCCTGTAAAAgagtatttccccttctgtcactcactcgacattgtgtcctatataaaagggagctggaatgcggattcattcagattttttcttcggagccgagcggttgtactatcagcgagctgaatactactgctgttccattcacctctacagaagcatatgctgttggatatatacGCCCTGTTTCAGCGCCGTCCACTTCACTTCAGTGCGGGGCAAGAAAGCCACGACCCTACGTGCAGAGATCACGACTCTTCTTCGCAAGGGCGCGATagaacctgtccctccagccgagatgaaaaaagggttctacagccctgacttcatcgtgccaaagaaaggcggtgggttgcggccaatattggacctgcgagttctggaCCGGGCCTTGCACAGTCTCCCTTTTAATATGCTGACGCAGAAGTGCATTTTGgcatgcatccggcatcaagattggtttgccgtggtagacctgaaggacgtgtactttcacatctcggttctacctcgacacagacccttcctaaggtttgcTTTCGACAGCCGGGCgtgtcagtacaaggtcctcccttttggcctgtccctgtccccttgcatcttcacgaaagtcacagaggcagccctgtTAAGGCAAGTGGgcgtccgcattctcaactacttTGACGACTGGCTGATTTTAGCTCACTCAGCGAGAGTtgctgtgtgctcacagggaccagagCATCTCTCggcttggagttagactcggtctcaatgatagcatGCCTCACGAGCaagtgcgcagtcggtgctgaactgcctgaagtcattcagccGCTGGACAGCGGTTACACTGAactactttcagaggctcctggggcatattgacttgaccccgaccgggctatgtgcccaaggttcccacaacccccttcagggatcaggtggtgagcctataagtgctgccctgggaggaggcagtcccagtcttgtcattgctgtgtccggtgcgtgctttaaACATCTACTTGGAGAtctatgtctgctttggcggatagcagaaagggagcgctgtctccaaacagaggtttgcccactggatcggggatgccatcgctttggcataccaggcccaggctgTGCCCACCCCTTTGGGAATTTGAGCACACTTTACAAGGAGTGtgacatcctcgtgggcactggccaatggcacctctctagcagacatctgcagggcagcgtgctgggcaacacccaataccttcgtgagATTTTTCAGTCTCAgtgttgagccggtttcatcctgtgttttgtcaAGTTTGAAAAGGGAAATTTGGGAATACGGGCAGCTGCccgggtgtatcacttgcgtatagcgcctttcccatCCATGAGGCAAAGACTTGTGCTCTTTCCACCCATGCGAGTTTACGAacctgtgaaccctggatgtccttcctccctagccctctggcttgtGGATTCGGCTGAGGAATTCGTAGTCGgacccagtacatgtgctaacatgcctttactggggtaggtgctccagaGGTTCCGGTTACCCCTGTGATGCATCTTCCATGGTTTGGTCTCCCTATCGGTAGACCCGCGTCCCGGGCGctatgtttgtagagctcctccgcTTCGAGGCACCTACCgccgcgcctcttccatgtgccgctgtgagcccatgtgacgtatttgccacatgttaacctccacTTCGGGCAGGAtatggtctccgcggggtcttttccccctgaaagaatgggaaaggaaaagaacaccttccccaacgcatatggcatggcctgctcccattctAGACACGtcttctcaaagatctgaggtgtttggggctcccaagagtgaccctactgttactacatcgacacaacggttacgacagtaaccgagaagtTTTATGTTTTGgtcattgctgtttgtttgaagTGATTGTCTTTTCTGATCACACTGAGTAGATGGCTCACATGTTATGCCAATCAGGAGGTTACTATTTATGCATTTGCTATGTATACTCCTCATTATAAATAGCTGCACTGAGTTTTAATATATCACACAATGTTTAACTACAGTCATGTAAAACATGACTGTAGTGACACATAGTATAGGCCTATTTTTGTTCGACCTTTATGTTCATTCAACATTATAATCAAACCTTCAACCAGTAAGCAGTTTTACAATCTCATACAAAgtcattgttttgttctgtttctttATGATGCTATCgtttgaaatatattttctgGTTTCATAACAGAagacaaaacaaaatagaaaagtTTGCCTATAAAACATGTTATCGTGCAAACTCAAAGAAATATTTGTTGAGTGATTCATCATTTTCATGTAGTAATTCAGCCTAATGTGTTTGTCACTCTTTGTTTGTGGCTTctgtattttgttatttaatatccaaaataaaggtttttgGACAGTGTAAGTGACTGtgtttaatagtgtttaataaTGTTAATGGCTTAATACTAGAATACTAACCAATATCATTCCTGTTGAAGAACAGAGCAGgatggctggtcttagctggtttaagctagcCACTCTAGCTGGATTCCCAGCCTGGGTAAGCAGGTGCTCAGCTTGTTTAAGCTGAAAGGCCAACTCGTTTCCCAGGCTGAccagttaaaaaaatttacaaaacttcAGAAAAAAAGTTTTATCACACACAGACTGCAATTAATGAAACTAAAAACTGTTTCACACCTGTACAGTAGGTGGTGCctttgctgttctacaaacatattTATTGTAGTTTCCTGGCCGGAACCTTTAGAATTCAGCTGTCAATGCTTGAGCTTCAAATATATTGAaagatatataataataatatattgattattattctcagtaaccaccctgttattgaaAATGTTCAATCATGCATTGAATGTATCctagctgactgtgaatagtaaaTTTCTACAATGATATTGATTACAGAAAACTATAGCATTTGAATCATGCATAAAAACATTACTGATTGcatctttaaataattaaatacatggacataaaatgtatgatttatgttgaaattatacaagactgcttgccaaataaagaaataaatgcacatgacatATTGATTTGAGTTCAAATTATTTGATTAGCTTATTTGTAGTTATCGCACTGTGAGCTGAGAAGCAGGAGAGAACCCGGATGAGCGGTCAGATACATCTTAATCCTTGGATGTGctgttgttacagagcaatatctgaacactggatggcgccattgaccaatcaggattgagtattccagagaacgTTGTAATAAATTGGCTTATTAAAcgggtctctggaatactctattctgattggtccatGTTGCTATCTAGCaatctgatatttctgaataacaacAGGGTCACCTAAGTTATGGAAGTATTTCCTCACAAATGTTTCCCGTAGacttttcataaaagagttgaaCCACACTCCAATGTGAAACAtgccattacaaactttgatttgaagcaaaaatccTATTTGAAAATCGTATAAAAAACAAGACTGTAGCCTACTTACTGTctttcatgaaaataattaaaaattttgACCTTAGATTGTTgattaagtatagaaacaatatattttacgtttattgcaaaatattctgatatacaAATATGTAAGTAGTTTGAGGGTGAAAGGAGATactggctgcatctgaaaacagaggtagctgacttgctgcctaatcagttaatggcttaactgacagctgttttgaataatggaactcttaaggaaactggtctcctgACAGTTGAAAAAAACCACCTTGTTTTCATCCtgcctccatatacagcctccgaaggcagcatttttgtTTTGGACGCAGCCTGAGACTGTCTAGACTACTCATTGTTGATGTAAATCTGATTTTCATCAGCACAACAGTGGAAGCTAAACCCATTGTGTCTGATCATCTGCACAAGTTGTAGCATGTAAATTGTGAAGAACAGTGGGCCAAGAACtgagccttgagggacaccaGAATTGACAGATGCAGTGGAGGACAAGTCGCTGCCTACAGCAAGGTAAGAAGTGAACCAGTCAAGAGCTGTGCCAGTGATACCAATTGCTGAGAGGTGTGAGAGAAATATGTTATGAAAGACTAAGAGCTAAGTTCCAGAAGGATAAGAATATTGCACCAGACACAGGAGAGAGGACTAGATCACAGACAACCTTAAGCAGAGCTGTTTCTGTACTGTTTTGGGGACAGAATTCACACTGGAAAGTTTCATTGAGATTTTTATTTGGACAGTCCTTATCATTTTTACTCTGTCTATTTATTTCCTCCAGCAATGAAAATAGATTGAGTAGCTGACAATGAATTTAGTTCACAATTTAATATGAAATTCAatgggttttttgttttgttgttgcttcGTTATCTTATTAGGAATAATAGATGTCAATGGAAAGTATACCTCAATAATTTATAGTAGAGTTAAGGTAAACacataatatattttttccaataatgaaaaaacaaaactatatttTACAATGTAGATCACGTTTGTTAATagtgtttaaacaaacaaaataataattctccttttttaaaatattttaaaaagttatgTACTAGGGACATAATTTCGTTTTGCAAAACGAATGTTTACGAGACCAGGCTGTCAGGTTGGACATGAGAGGTTTAAAAATATCAGACTTAAAATGGTCACTTCActtacagtcagctggttgttttcacaaaataaacttaaaacattCCTTCTTaaaaaatagttcacacaaaaaataatctcatactcaacctcatgccatctcagatgtgtatattattatttttttatcattcagaacacaaattaagattttttttaattattttttttattgtttttgtcaaAAAATTTGATAGTGATCTATTGTATTACACACAGCTTacattttgcttcagaagacattaat
Protein-coding sequences here:
- the camkva gene encoding caM kinase-like vesicle-associated protein — encoded protein: MPFGCLTLGPKKDYNSPSEVTDKYDLGQVVKSEEFCEIFRAKDKNTLKMHTCKKFLKKDGRKVRKAAKNEILILKMVKHHNILQLVDVFETRKEYFLFLELATGREVFDWILDQGYYSERDTSNVMRQVLEAVAYLHNLHIVHRNLKLENLVYYNRLKNSKIVISDFHLAKLENGLIKEPCGTPEYLAPEVVGRQRYGRPVDCWAIGVIMYILLSGNPPFYDEADDDDFDNHDKNLFRKILSGDYEFDSPYWDDISDSAKSLVACLMEVDTDQRLTAQEAINHEWISGNAASDKNIKDGVCAQIEKNFAKAKWKKAVRVTTLMKRLRAPDQSDSGASSPALGASGGTTPVPLAATPVPPRSTLVIQDNPEGQEASAPIRCNGEMLTSQQFSGETREE